The sequence below is a genomic window from Lodderomyces elongisporus chromosome 2, complete sequence.
ACATCATCAAGTAACATTATAGTGAAGATCCCAACACCCGGAGGAGCCAGTCTGCAGAGTCTATCAGTCTCAGGAGGCAAGGCGAAATTTCACCCAGATGAAAATGCATTCATTTGGAGGCTCAATAAATTCTACGGCGATACAGAGCACTCGATTAATGCAGAAGTGGCGATCCAACCATTGTCTTCTTCATATACTCAATGGAATCGACCTTCGATAACTTTGGATTTCGAGTTGGATACATACTCTAGTTCTGGCCTAGCTGTGCGGTTTTTGAAGATTCAGGAGAAGGCCAACTATAAAACAGTCAAGTGGGTACGGTATAAGACCAGGTCTGGTTCGTATGAAACACGTTATtagaataataaataaaatgaataaaccaaaaataatgtattttgagaaataaaagcaaagagaaatagcaaaagagagaaaaataacaaacaacaacaataacgaATGGTCAAACAAATTAATGGCAAAGCAAGAAAAGTAGCACCAACATGCTTTTTATTTGTGGTTTTATGTTTGAAACCATTTCATTGCCTTTTTATTGCAACGTAGACATTTCTATTTGTAACGATTCAATCTTTCTAGTTTTTATGTATTGATTTGCCAATGTTGCAAATTGATCtgaatatatgtatgtgtatcATTATTCGAAGACACTTTTCATTTCTGTAGCAAATTAtatgttttgaaaatgcCCAACGTGCGCGCTATTACTCGCCAGATAACAAAgtacgaaaaaaaaagtaaaatataTTGGCCCATCGCTAAAGATCGTCAAACCTCGAACAACAACTAAGGAATTTTCGTGCTCAAATACATTTGGTGGAACACGAGAGCAAGaccaaagcaaagcaaaataaagcgaaataaagaaaagaaaagaaaagaaaagaagggtAAAGGAAGGAACCAGATACAAATGAGAGACTTAGTCGTTTTGGGCGGAAAATCGCACCCTCTTTTAACCAAGGCGATCTGCCGCAATCTCACTATAGAAGAGAGTCGAGTTGATTCCAAGAAATTCGCTAACGGTGAAACTTCGATCGAAGTAAGAGATAGTGTTCGAGAAAAGGATGTCTTCATCATTCAGAGTGGTTGCGGACATGTGAACGATACGTTTATGGAATTACTAGTAATGATAGCGGCGTGTAAGACTGCTAGTGCTAAGAGAGTAACAGCAGTTTTACCTTTGTTTCCTTACTCAAGACAACCCGATGTTCCAGCTTTGGCAAACTCCACAGGAGCACCAAgtttaatttcaaaaaaggaCGAGTATACTTTTGAAAGTGCACCAAGCACTCCTAGACCGTTGTCTAGAGATGGCAGGAAGATCTCTTATTttgagaaagaaggagcagctacaacaacaacaacagcagcagcagcagcagcagcatcagGAGGAGGTGCAGTAGGTCAAACACCaactaaagaaaaagatttgaGAACGAATTCATTGAAAGCGCCTCAACCTGCTCGATATACTCCAAAGTCGATTGTCACTAATGCATCATCTATTAACTTTTTACCCCGAGTGGATGCCCAAGGTAAAACAGAAAGTGGTTATAAACAATGGATTTCACCAAATGGTACACTAATAGCCAATCTATTAATGACCGCTGGTGCTGACCGTATCATTACAATGGATCTCCATGATCCACAATTTCAAGggtttttcaatattcCCGTGGACAATTTGTATTCAAGACCTATCTTGAAACATTACATTACGGATTATATACCGCAATTCCGTGATTGTGTTATTGTGAGTCCAGATTCAGGTGGAGCAAAGCGTGCCACGGCGATTGCGGATTCTATTGGCTGTTCATTTGCCTTGATTCACAAGGAAAGAAGAGCCAAAATATCAAAATCGCCACCTCTGGCTCTGTCAAATCAAAACACAGAGGATATTATTACAACTGCAGGTACAAGTACAGACACAAGTACTTGCAACGCAACTTTGCCCTCAACCACACAACCATTGCCCGAGTATGTACACCAACGTCATCAGCATGCACCAAAGATGGTGGCAACCACCATGTTGGTGGGTGATGTGAAGGATAAGGTTTGTGTATTGATTGATGATTTGGTAGACACATCTTACACAATTACTCGAGCGGCCAAATTGTTGAAGGACGAAGGTGCCAAATACGTCTATGCATTAGTCACCCACGGTATATTTAGCGGAGACGCCATCAATAGATTGAAAATGAGCCAGATTGACAAAATCGTCACTACAAATTCGGTCCCTCAAAGTGAGAATGTCGCTGTCTTGGGCGAGAAAATTGAAGTTTTGGACGTGAGCCGAATCTTTGCCGAAGCCATTAGGA
It includes:
- the PRS5 gene encoding ribose-phosphate pyrophosphokinase, coding for MRDLVVLGGKSHPLLTKAICRNLTIEESRVDSKKFANGETSIEVRDSVREKDVFIIQSGCGHVNDTFMELLVMIAACKTASAKRVTAVLPLFPYSRQPDVPALANSTGAPSLISKKDEYTFESAPSTPRPLSRDGRKISYFEKEGAATTTTTAAAAAAASGGGAVGQTPTKEKDLRTNSLKAPQPARYTPKSIVTNASSINFLPRVDAQGKTESGYKQWISPNGTLIANLLMTAGADRIITMDLHDPQFQGFFNIPVDNLYSRPILKHYITDYIPQFRDCVIVSPDSGGAKRATAIADSIGCSFALIHKERRAKISKSPPSASSNQNTEDIITTAGTSTDTSTCNATLPSTTQPLPEYVHQRHQHAPKMVATTMLVGDVKDKVCVLIDDLVDTSYTITRAAKLLKDEGAKYVYALVTHGIFSGDAINRLKMSQIDKIVTTNSVPQSENVAVLGEKIEVLDVSRIFAEAIRRINNGESVSMLFDHGW